One part of the Glycine soja cultivar W05 chromosome 11, ASM419377v2, whole genome shotgun sequence genome encodes these proteins:
- the LOC114374906 gene encoding protein PLASTID TRANSCRIPTIONALLY ACTIVE 16, chloroplastic-like: MAPTLTSNSSFLSTSPHSRVSLRNPRLRVFAKKSGSFPSFGLGKPKDDSSSAEEKDNSSNSNPFRLDFGKIPDVTSLIPVPSNTSAPGFSFGNTRRKDPSTVFVAGATGQAGIRIAQTLLREGFSVRAGVPELGSAQELARLATQYKIISNEQAKRLNAVQSSFDNADTIAKAIGNAGKVVVTIGPTENGPTAEVSSSDALQVVQAAQLAGVGHVAIVYDESSTGASTYNVLDGLSSFFNNLFSRSQPLTIQEFLQKVIETDVKYTFIKTSLTDDFSPESSYNVVVLGEGSASANDYKVAKSKIASLVADVFSNTEVAENKVVKVHSDPSAPLKRVDELFSPIPEDGRRKAYAEMQEKTKAEEEARVAAEKAREASESAKKLEEEVKRLSQQETRAASLAQEAQEKAEAGGASVENLLNKAKDFGAGFSWEKLSSQITTSIQKPDEDEKPKVQLATVRGQAKARNLAPNKAVVKQTPQRSAAKPKVEKPKQTETPKEVRKVFGGLFKQETIYVDDD, encoded by the exons ATGGCTCCCACTCTTACATCCAATTCATCTTTTTTAAGCACCAGTCCTCATTCAAGGGTGAGCCTCCGGAATCCAAGGCTGAGAGTCTTTGCCAAGAAGTCTGGATCATTCCCATCATTTGGACTAGGCAAGCCCAAAGATGATTCTTCTTCTGCTGAAGAAAAAGATAACTCATCCAATTCCAACCCCTTTCGTTTGGACTTTGGAAAGATACCCGATGTAACGTCTTTGATCCCAGTTCCAAGCAACACTTCTGCGCCAGGCTTTTCTTTTGGAAACACAAGGCGCAAGGACCCTTCAACAGTGTTTGTTGCCGGCGCAACGGGGCAGGCTGGTATTCGCATTGCACAAACGTTGTTAAGGGAAGGTTTCAGTGTACGGGCTGGAGTCCCCGAACTTGGTTCTGCCCAAGAACTTGCTCGTCTCGCTACTCAATACAAG ATTATATCAAATGAACAGGCAAAGCGTCTGAACGCTGTGCAATCAAGCTTTGACAATGCAGACACAATAGCCAAAGCAATAGGCAATGCCGGCAAGGTGGTTGTCACCATTGGTCCGACAGAGAATGGTCCAACCGCAGAGGTATCTTCATCAGATGCCTTGCAAGTGGTTCAGGCAGCACAGCTGGCAGGAGTAGGCCATGTGGCCATCGTCTATGACGAGAGCAGCACTGGGGCCTCAACCTACAATGTACTGGATGGCCTCTCATCCTTCTTCAACAACCTCTTCTCCAGGTCTCAACCGTTGACCATACAAGAGTTCTTGCAGAAAGTCATTGAAACGGATGTCAAGTACACCTTCATCAAGACAAGTTTGACTGATGATTTCTCACCGGAGAGTTCCTACAATGTGGTTGTCTTGGGCGAAGGAAGCGCCAGTGCAAACGACTATAAA GTAGCAAAGTCCAAGATCGCATCGTTGGTGGCTGATGTCTTCTCCAACACAGAGGTAGCAGAAAACAAG GTTGTGAAAGTGCACTCGGATCCCAGTGCCCCCTTGAAGCGTGTAGATGAACTTTTCAG CCCTATTCCTGAGGATGGAAGAAGGAAAGCCTATGCTGAAATGCAGGAAAAAACAAAGGCAGAGGAAGAAGCAAGAGTGGCAGCTGAAAAGGCCCGTGAAGCTTCTGAATCAGCAAAGAAGTTGGAAGAAGAGGTGAAAAGGCTTTCACAGCAAGAAACACGGGCTGCAAGTCTGGCTCAAGAGGCCCAAGAGAAGGCAGAGGCTGGCGGGGCTTCAGTTGAAAACCTCTTGAACAAGGCAAAAGACTTTGGTGCAGGGTTTTCCTGGGAAAAGTTGAGCTCACAGATTACTACTTCAATCCAAAAGCCTGATGAGGATGAGAAACCAAAGGTGCAGCTAGCCACTGTAAGGGGACAGGCCAAGGCTCGGAATCTCGCGCCTAACAAAGCAGTGGTCAAACAAACACCTCAGAGAAGTGCAGCTAAACCAAAGGTGGAAAAACCAAAGCAGACAGAGACACCAAAGGAGGTGAGGAAAGTATTTGGTGGCCTGTTCAAGCAAGAGACTATCTATGTTGATGATGACTAG
- the LOC114374905 gene encoding serine/arginine repetitive matrix protein 1-like: protein MSGGFFRGTSADQDTRFSNKQAKLMKSQKFAPELEHLVDMTKVNMEVIKPWITRRVTELLGFEDEVLINFIHGLLDAKEVNGKEVQIQITGFMEKNTGKFMKELWMLLLSAQKNASGVPQQFLDAKEEELLKKKAESDLIASEIQRKTDNEDREIMEERLKKLDGGFDSKDNDTASDPTLKLRDSGYREWDGKETDKRNGVRARSRLSRSPHSPAVSISPHRGSPSRSMSKSFSNSRSYSGGRHRSRSISRSPEAQGPSLSAERIRRSPRRRSISPQRHSPRRSPHRRIPYSRRSRSPSPERRRMHSPVHRRSPSFRRRRSPSPVRRHRSPSPVRRRRSPSPVRRRRSPSPVRRRRSPSPVRRRRSPSPVRRRRSPSPVRRRRSPSPVRRRRSPSPGRRHRSPSPGRCHRSPSPLGQRRSLSPRRRRSLVTRHRSPSPVRRIPPTNVQNRSDSPMQSPSHIRQRYGSRTPSLSPSPLQRRSPIPSKQRSPNISPQRSPQDEQSSQSPIRCVSPSPIRKNSPRHQKSPLHSSMGRVRTESVTRQPSSPLGSAIRDKCGKASHYKSQDSMSTPEKSPIQSVSQEARSETSSEGRSPHESPMKQRRDKLSNEINTNPLKKQRTQRPSRDSPDTRDEAEETHYSRESRDPKMNSSQKISKHFPVSKRKGSPAKYRHEEFSPERVSGHPASEHHYDNNDWSKKGQEIMRDKSSGKGNEFPAQKSSMNKETFSREKPQESYAVDIKKSDVKDQSHSNYAKSSYRHHKSETTQDLVGKGDRVNHNASHDSVSEDSGKHRREGKDRKRHKRSEKKYTSSDEDYSDDSELEDRKEAKRRRKEEKKLQKEEKRRRCEEKRRRREERRAEKLKMKSKTDDISGDEEAKRMDYHQSDSVVTPSEQKKLEIELRNKALESLKAKKGMNN from the exons ATGTCGGGCGGTTTCTTTCGA GGCACATCGGCGGATCAAGACACTCGGTTTTCGAACAAGCAAGCGAAGCTGATGAAATCGCAGAAGTTTGCAccggaactggagcatctg GTGGACATGACGAAGGTGAATATGGAAGTAATTAAGCCTTGGATCACCAGAAGGGTGACTGAGCTTCTTGGGTTTGAAGATGAAGTGCTTATTAACTTCATACACGGTCTTCTGGATGCGAAG GAAGTGAATGGGAAAGAAGTTCAAATACAAATTACTGGATTTATGGAAAAAAACACTGGAAAGTTCATGAAAGAGCTTTGGATGCTGCTTCTCAGTGCGCAGAAAAATGCAAGTGGTGTTCCTCAGCAGTTCTTGGATGCCAAGGAAGAAGAACTCCTGAAGAAGAAG GCTGAAAGTGATCTGATTGCAAGTGAAATTCAGAGGAAAACAGATAATGAAGATAGAGAGATCATGGAAGAGAGGCTGAAGAAACTG GACGGTGGATTTGATTCGAAGGATAATGATACTGCATCAGATCCAACTTTGAAGCTCAGGGATTCAGGGTACCGGGAGTGGGATGGGAAGGAAACTGACAAGAGGAATGGTGTTAGAGCAAGGAGCAG GCTTTCTAGGTCTCCACATTCACCTGCAGTTTCCATTTCACCTCATCG AGGCTCACCTTCAAGGTCAATGAgcaaatcattttcaaattctcgAAGTTATTCAGG TGGTAGACACAGGTCAAGGAGTATATCTAGGTCTCCAGAGGCTCAAGGTCCCTCTCTTTCTGCTGAAAGGATTCGCCGTTCTCCACGACGACGATCTATTTCTCCTCAAAGGCATTCCCCACGACGTTCTCCTCATAGGAGGATACCTTATTCAAGAAGATCTAGATCTCCTTCTCCTGAACGACGCAGAATGCATTCTCCAGTCCATCGTAGATCACCATCTTTTCGACGACGTAGATCACCTTCTCCTGTTCGACGACATAGATCGCCTTCTCCTGTGCGACGACGTAGATCGCCTTCTCCTGTGCGACGACGTAGATCGCCTTCTCCTGTGCGACGACGTAGATCGCCTTCTCCTGTGCGACGACGTAGATCACCTTCTCCTGTGCGACGACGTAGATCACCTTCTCCAGTGCGTCGGCGTAGATCACCTTCTCCAGTGCGCCGACGTAGATCACCTTCCCCTGGGCGTCGACACAGATCACCTTCTCCTGGGCGCTGTCATAGATCACCATCACCTCTTGGACAACGGAGGTCACTCTCACCTAGACGACGAAGATCACTTGTTACTCGGCATAGGTCACCTTCACCAGTACGCCGAATACCGCCAACCAATGTGCAGAATAGATCAGACTCCCCCATGCAATCCCCCTCCCACATACGACAAAGGTATGGTAGTAGAACTCCTTCACTCTCTCCATCTCCATTGCAACGTAGATCACCTATTCCTAGTAAGCAAAGATCTCCCAATATCTCCCCACAGAGGTCTCCTCAAGATGAACAGAGTTCTCAATCTCCAATACGGTGTGTATCTCCATCTCCAATTAGGAAAAATTCTCCAAGACACCAAAAAAGTCCCTTGCATTCTTCTATGGGGAGAGTCAG AACAGAATCCGTGACTCGTCAACCCTCTAGTCCTCTGGGGTCGGCAATAAGAGATAAATGTGGCAAAGCTTCACACTATAAATCACAAGATTCAATGTCCACACCTGAGAAGTCTCCAATTCAATCTGTATCTCAAGAAGCAAGGAGTGAGACCAGCAGTGAAGGTCGAAG TCCTCATGAGAGCCCTATGAAACAAAGAAGAGataagttgtccaatgaaataAACACGAATCCTCTGAAGAAACAAAGAACCCAAAGACCTAGCCGTGACAGCCCAGATACAAGAGATGAAGCAGAAGAAACGCACTATTCCAG AGAAAGCAGAGATCCAAAAATGAATTCATCACAAAAGATATCAAAACATTTCCCTGTTAGTAAGCGAAAAGGTTCACCTGCAAAATATCGTCACGAGGAGTTCTCTCCTGAAAGGGTGTCAGGTCATCCAGCTTCTGAACATCattatgataacaatgattggAGTAAGAAAGGCCAGGAGATAATGCG TGATAAATCTTCCGGAAAGGGCAATGAATTTCCTGCTCAAAAGTCATCAATGAACAAAGAAACTTTTTCCAGGGAGAAGCCTCAAGAATCTTATGCTGTAGATATTAAAAAATCAGATGTCAAGGACCAATCCCATTCAAACTATGCCAAAAGCAGTTATCGGCATCACAAATCCGAAACCACTCAAGATTTAGTTGGAAAAGGTGATCGTGTCAATCACAATGCTTCACATGATTCTGTTTCTGAGGATAGTGGTAAGCATAGACGGGAGGGAAAGGATAGGAAAAGGCATAAAAGGTCTGAGAAAAAGTATACATCTTCTGATGAGGATTATAGTGATGATTCTGAGTTAGAGGACAGGAAAGAGGCTAAGAGGAGGAGAAAAGAGGAGAAGAAGCTGCAGAAGGAGGAGAAGCGTCGAAGATGTGAAGAGAAGCGACGCAGAAGGGAAGAACGGCGTGCGGAGAAGCTGAAAATGAAGAGTAAAACAGATGATATTTCAGGTGATGAGGAGGCTAAACGAATGGATTATCATCAAAGTGATAGTGTAGTTACACCATCTGAGCAAAAGAAGCTTGAGATTGAATTGCGGAACAAGGCTCTTGAATCCCTCAAAGCAAAGAAGGGCATGAATAACTAA
- the LOC114374461 gene encoding transcriptional regulator TAC1-like yields the protein MESDLHHDHQAAASENHPSDGEEQGASHVTSRSFECNFCRRGFSNAQALGGHMNIHRKDKAKLKQQQSSNQIQQDQAKSYGEDSNKQKWNWNVSLQEHAIHKRQQLPLFAESPTSSETQKPQQGQTQTTTEQASLSTQDSSSELDLELRLGPEPQDSSAAETGTRNFF from the coding sequence atggaATCtgatcttcatcatgatcatcaagCTGCAGCATCAGAAAATCATCCCTCTGATGGAGAGGAGCAAGGTGCAAGTCACGTGACATCGAGGTCCTTCGAGTGCAACTTCTGCAGGAGGGGCTTCTCTAATGCACAAGCTctaggaggacacatgaatattCATAGAAAAGACAAAGCCAAGCTCAAGCAACAACAATCTTCAAACCAAATTCAACAGGATCAGGCCAAGTCTTATGGTGAAGATAGcaacaaacaaaaatggaaTTGGAATGTGTCTCTACAAGAACATGCCATTCACAAGAGGCAGCAGCTTCCACTCTTTGCCGAATCACCAACTAGTAGTGAAACACAAAAGCCACAACAAGGTCAAACTCAAACTACTACTGAACAGGCTTCGTTATCTACTCAAGATTCCTCATCGGAGTTAGACCTTGAACTGAGACTAGGACCTGAACCACAGGACTCGTCAGCAGCAGAAACGGGtacaagaaattttttttga